The following DNA comes from Terriglobales bacterium.
ATAGGTCACCTGATCGCCATATTGGTTTTGGCTCTGCAGTGCCTGATAGACGGTCGTCATCATGATCAGCGGCGTCAGCTTTGCGTTGTTGAGCACAGAGAACTTCATCTGCTTGGGCTTGCTGCCGCCGTGGATGGTTACCGTAACGGGAATCATCTTCGGCTCTTCGCCGAAGCGCCCGAGGATGCCGCTGTGACGGTCCTGCACGAAGGTGCCAACTTCGTCGGTGGTATTGACGATCTTGTACGAGTTGTACGGCGATGCGAGCGTCGCCACAACATTCGCCTTCGTCATCGGCATATCGACCATGCCGTACTGAGTGAGCGGATGTCCGCAGGCGAGCAGGCGCTGGGGATCGATATACGTAACGGTGCAGGTGGCAGCGATGTCGAGATCGCCGCTGACTAAAACAGCGCTGACCGCAGAGCCAGGCTCGATCGGCTCCGGCTGATGCTCGTGGCTCGCCGAGCCCACTCCCATTACGGGAACGAGTCCGGCTTGCGCGAACTGTGAGGCGAACTGACGGATCGTTGACTCTGTGAATCCGCTGAAGACGAACGGAGCGTCGATGGGCTGCATCATCGAGGCGAAGCTCTGAAGATCAGGGCTGCCATCGCCGGCGTTCGAGATCTTGCTCATCGTCTTCGCGGCGCGTGCAGTGCTGATTTGCTCAGGCTGGCTGCGGTCCATGGCGTCGATTTCGAGCATGTCCTCGATAGGGGTGATACCGCAGATCGGCTCTTTCGAGAATTGCCCAATTCGATACGAGATCGCGCCGACGAGTTTGCCGTCGATGTACACCGGGCTGCCGCTCATGCCGGCGACCACGCCCGTGTATTCCACTTTCTCGCCATGCAGGCGCGCCAGGATCAGGTCGCTCTTCGGACCGTTGAGGTTCGGCAGCACGCCGAGGACTTCCACGTCCATCGGCTCGGGCTTCGTCCCCTCGAAGACCGTGTACGCAACGCCGCGCATGCCGCGATGCACGTCGCTCACCGGCATCGTCTCCGGCGTGACGCGCGTCGCTTTAGCAATGGGTTGAGGAGCGGGAATCGCTTGCGCGCCCGCCAAACTGCATAACAAAATTAAAGGGGAAATCCGAGCGAGGTAGGAAAGAATGCTCTTCATACTGATGTACAAACACTCGGAGCGCACCAGAGATGCGGGGATGAAACGTCCCGCAAACGCAGGAAACACGCAATCCACGATGGTTTCCGAGTAGTTCGCCATCTATACTAA
Coding sequences within:
- a CDS encoding SpoIVB peptidase S55 domain-containing protein, with the protein product MANYSETIVDCVFPAFAGRFIPASLVRSECLYISMKSILSYLARISPLILLCSLAGAQAIPAPQPIAKATRVTPETMPVSDVHRGMRGVAYTVFEGTKPEPMDVEVLGVLPNLNGPKSDLILARLHGEKVEYTGVVAGMSGSPVYIDGKLVGAISYRIGQFSKEPICGITPIEDMLEIDAMDRSQPEQISTARAAKTMSKISNAGDGSPDLQSFASMMQPIDAPFVFSGFTESTIRQFASQFAQAGLVPVMGVGSASHEHQPEPIEPGSAVSAVLVSGDLDIAATCTVTYIDPQRLLACGHPLTQYGMVDMPMTKANVVATLASPYNSYKIVNTTDEVGTFVQDRHSGILGRFGEEPKMIPVTVTIHGGSKPKQMKFSVLNNAKLTPLIMMTTVYQALQSQNQYGDQVTYRMNGDIAVNGYPSVHMHNMFTSNDSAESSVLAAMNLGEHFGRIFENPYSTPGINGVNVDFDVTPERRAARLETARTDVTEARPGDEITVEAVLRPYRGDPIVRQIPVKIPTSVPRGQLRILVSDSETLDHSRKLPSSLGRNLELGSTIDLLNKEHANNNLYVSLLEANPEAMVEDKVMPTLPLSVMNVMQGMRNGQDMYVSGESAVDETATPMDYVVSGSQLLTVQIK